The following proteins are encoded in a genomic region of Haloarcula salinisoli:
- a CDS encoding tetratricopeptide repeat protein — translation MTDTLLAITARVAGTWDTDGVTVTVDEPAAETLTFGRLHGVFESQLDAAEALSLSSAELSGVLANAGRPATDIQDVVRKAHAAVTDAAPEAEPLARRAAVIRALGAVCETMARTADDAFLEEVATLTHTDPLDPAGFRESAAFLAACLDAAVTEPGLSLPHERDTSQRFHGAYHADRGDDERAREAFEDAIEELGSDPLAHLWYARFHDRRGSPGLAQAYFESGFELHAEGFGFSTLDPLVPALVRFVELLDAAGEDAAAVRWCEYALDRTDAVSAHTAALDRLATRVETGTLPPASDDDGPFDAPDAAPPTVDADDWAGLFERRVVAALERDAGDVTDSDELAAVGDQYRTVGLRAMARAYYERALELAPDHAGAHFGLGMLAYRADDPDEATALDRFERAIDAAPSSVQYRRRYAAALAYFGDSEAAQRAFGAALAPAPRDALTNCWLGNYCADWGADAAARRHLETGLPAAADRPDEFGRGWLLDCTATLVDICERDGDTDAVREWCRRGLDLCDSDSLPITDAQESIEETLDRYADSVPTAGNRRDGSKYDHYWLLSVTGRDANVIVSVDGDELNATTNGASFSMSLPLNDAVGEPPYDIEVTVLRAEVEDADGTRTLSGPDEASVDVRLKRYAAGEIASTHAADVDASASYESGEELPATVRLEFDPERCDGPA, via the coding sequence ATGACGGACACGCTGCTGGCGATAACAGCACGGGTGGCCGGAACCTGGGACACGGATGGGGTGACCGTCACCGTCGACGAGCCGGCAGCCGAGACGCTCACCTTCGGTCGTCTGCACGGCGTCTTCGAGTCGCAGCTGGACGCTGCCGAGGCGCTGTCACTGTCCTCGGCGGAGCTATCCGGGGTGCTCGCGAACGCCGGCAGGCCAGCGACCGACATCCAAGATGTCGTCAGGAAAGCCCACGCGGCCGTGACCGACGCTGCGCCGGAGGCCGAGCCACTGGCCCGGCGGGCCGCGGTCATCCGGGCGCTCGGGGCGGTCTGTGAGACGATGGCCCGGACGGCCGACGACGCGTTTCTCGAAGAGGTGGCGACGCTGACCCACACCGACCCCCTCGACCCGGCGGGGTTCCGGGAGTCGGCCGCGTTTCTGGCCGCCTGCCTCGACGCCGCCGTCACCGAGCCGGGGCTGTCGCTCCCACACGAGCGTGACACCTCACAGCGGTTCCACGGAGCGTACCACGCCGACCGCGGCGACGACGAACGCGCCCGCGAGGCGTTCGAGGACGCTATCGAGGAACTCGGTTCCGACCCGCTCGCACACCTCTGGTACGCCCGGTTCCACGACCGCCGCGGTTCGCCGGGACTCGCGCAAGCCTACTTCGAGTCGGGGTTCGAACTGCACGCAGAGGGGTTCGGCTTCTCGACACTCGACCCGCTGGTCCCCGCGCTCGTTCGGTTCGTCGAGCTGCTGGACGCGGCCGGCGAGGACGCCGCCGCAGTCCGCTGGTGTGAGTACGCGCTGGACCGCACGGACGCCGTCTCGGCGCACACGGCGGCGCTCGACCGACTGGCGACGCGCGTCGAGACGGGGACGCTCCCGCCGGCCAGTGACGACGACGGGCCGTTCGACGCACCCGATGCGGCACCGCCCACCGTCGACGCGGACGACTGGGCTGGGTTGTTCGAGCGGCGGGTAGTGGCGGCGCTCGAACGTGACGCCGGCGACGTCACCGACTCCGACGAACTCGCCGCGGTGGGTGACCAGTACCGAACAGTCGGGCTCCGTGCGATGGCCCGGGCGTACTACGAGCGCGCGCTGGAGCTGGCGCCCGACCACGCCGGCGCCCACTTCGGCCTGGGAATGCTGGCCTACAGGGCCGACGACCCCGACGAGGCGACGGCGCTGGACCGCTTCGAGCGGGCCATCGACGCCGCGCCCTCGTCGGTACAGTACCGGCGCCGCTACGCCGCTGCGCTCGCCTACTTCGGGGACAGCGAGGCCGCACAGCGGGCCTTCGGGGCCGCACTGGCGCCGGCGCCCCGGGACGCGTTGACGAACTGCTGGCTCGGAAACTACTGCGCCGACTGGGGCGCAGACGCGGCCGCTCGCCGACATCTGGAAACAGGTCTGCCCGCCGCCGCCGACAGACCCGACGAGTTCGGGCGCGGCTGGCTCCTCGACTGTACCGCCACGCTGGTCGACATCTGTGAACGCGACGGCGACACCGACGCGGTCCGGGAGTGGTGTCGCCGCGGTCTCGACCTGTGTGACAGCGACTCGTTGCCGATCACCGACGCCCAGGAGAGCATCGAGGAGACGCTCGACCGGTACGCCGACTCGGTCCCGACGGCGGGGAACCGCCGCGACGGGTCGAAGTACGACCACTACTGGCTGCTCAGCGTCACCGGACGGGACGCGAACGTCATCGTCAGCGTCGACGGCGACGAGCTGAACGCTACCACGAACGGAGCGTCCTTCTCGATGAGTCTGCCGCTGAACGACGCCGTCGGCGAGCCGCCCTACGACATCGAGGTGACGGTGTTGCGGGCCGAAGTCGAGGACGCCGACGGGACGCGTACACTGAGCGGGCCGGACGAGGCCAGTGTCGACGTTCGCCTCAAACGCTACGCCGCCGGTGAGATAGCGAGCACTCACGCCGCCGACGTCGATGCTTCGGCGTCCTACGAGAGCGGCGAGGAGCTGCCGGCGACGGTCCGGCTCGAGTTCGACCCCGAGCGCTGCGACGGACCGGCGTAA